A window of the Planococcus citri chromosome 4, ihPlaCitr1.1, whole genome shotgun sequence genome harbors these coding sequences:
- the Ube4B gene encoding ubiquitin conjugation factor E4 B, with protein MSELSQEEIRRRRLARLTSVGNDETQTTISPKLDIGSTADDANGTCTAQLNVGDDGKKFAERSCSSSNSSSNESKEEVQQMEVEGSIRDVDDADQGVESMEVDESREVASVAIKKPVSTLPPDNFESVQSIISSILQVDWQQSQVLRVLNESQTSYGYGDEYLSGEIKNLINAVLVEVLGTVAKQEEDKSEPHVKLAVISFLLECYRRACDDEIVNPKKNKSPMRHAVLDEIRTQSIRFTIMLAQGKIMLQLEEPKQSALTTYKNCPFLSSMIQKTLPRGFLAELVVNTYQNQKLFYDIFTPLLQGLNQLMQGASIVQNSHRDPLLFLFELTEIRSTLSSSNRPLCTLITKQKQFIPNLVTNVPGREFSMTSFLGPFLSCSVFGEDDPLINDNIFNGGTSLADKSMISTFRLELESIRVQLHKIFQHAVSNKESRYPFMEYIARLLITNEKRVQYQVEERSVATDGLMLNLLSVLQLLSVKIKLNKVDPMYIYLKKCFVKTTGDTRIKMTSQELSDWLETISSNVEPESNFSTECWFLTVYCHHIALIPILNKYHRRLRAIRDLQKMVDEIQNTEPQWKSSLNAVRNRELLKRWNQQLKILLRNKVCADIALFDRTLLKRALEFYTTVGEFLVNALKNTPFTDSSPSTTSPSSSSSDFSLPTEIPNVFAALPEWFVEDIAEFLLFALQFASHIVTKNMENTLVSWLLLAICVPSAFKNPYLIAKIIEVLFVLNTTMQTSDNLYVQIMTHPISTQYLPPFLMKFYTDVETTGSSSEFYDKFTIRFHISLILKSFWDSAVHKQTLINESRSGLQFVKFINMLMNDTTFLLDESLETLKRIHEVQVLINDKEAWDKLTQEQRQAKTRQLTADERQCRSYLTLARETVHMFHYLTKDIQEPFLRPELVTRLSAMLNFNLQQLCGPKCKNLKVKKPEKYGWEPKKLLGQLVDIYLHMDCEQFAAALAADERSFRKELFVDACIRLDKAVIKTPEEIERFRRLSERAVAISVLNMKKEVDYNDAPEEFRDPLMDTLMEDPVLLPCGKVMDRAVIIRHLLNSSTDPFSRLPLSEDMLQPAVELKEKIEAWKSEKRKAPSFPTKSDDSMSNT; from the exons ATGAGTGAACTGAGCCAAGAAGAG atTCGTCGCAGAAGATTGGCACGATTAACTAGTGTAGGAAATGATGAAACACAAACGACTATCAGTCCTAAATTAGACATAGGTTCGACAGCAGACGATGCAAACGGCACGTGTACTGCCCAGTTGAATGTTGGTGatgatgggaaaaaatttgcCGAGAGAAGTTGTTCGTCGTCAAATTCATCTAGTAACGAGTCGAAAGAAGAAGTACAACAGATGGAAGTTGAAGGTAGTATTCGAGATGTAGACGATGCCGATCAAGGTGTAGAAAGTATGGAAGTCGACGAATCCAGAGAAGTGGCATCTGTTGCGATTAAA AAACCTGTATCGACTTTACCACCGGATAATTTTGAATCAGTGCAGTCGATAATTTCTTCGATACTGCAAGTAGATTGGCAACAATCTCAAGTGCTGAGGGTGTTGAATGAATCTCAAACTTCTTACGGATATGGCGACGAATACCTTTCTGGCGAAATTAAA AACTTGATCAACGCAGTCTTGGTTGAGGTATTGGGCACGGTTGCGAAACAAGAAGAAGATAAAAGCGAACCGCATGTGAAATTAGCCGTCATTTCGTTTTTACTAGAATGTTATAGACGAGCATGCGATGATGAAATAGTGAATCCCAAA aaaaacaagTCTCCTATGCGACACGCTGTACTCGATGAAATTCGCACTCAAAGTATACGATTTACGATTATGTTGGCCCAAGGAAAAATCATGCTTCAACTAGAAGAGCCCAAACAGTCAGCTCTGACAACTTACAAAAATTGCCCGTTTTTAAGTAGCATGATACAGAAAACATTACCCAGAGGATTCTTGGCCGAACTGGTTGTTAATACCTATCAAAATCAGAAGCTATTTTACGAC ATTTTTACTCCTTTATTGCAAGGATTAAATCAATTAATGCAAGGAGCATCTATTGTGCAAAATTCTCATCGCGATCCGTTGTTATTTCTTTTCGAACTAACCGAAATTAGATCCACGTTGTCGAGTTCCAATCGTCCTTTGTGTACATTGATTACGAAACAG AAacaatttatacctaatttgGTTACAAACGTGCCGGGAAGAGAATTTTCGATGACCTCGTTTTTGGGACCTTTTCTTTCGTGTTCGGTGTTCGGCGAAGACGATCCATTAATTAACGATAACATTTTCAACGGCGGTACTTCGTTAGCAGATAAGTCGATGATATCTACTTTCCGTTTGGAATTGGAGAGTATCAGA GTACAgcttcacaaaatttttcaacatgctgTTTCCAATAAAGAATCCCGGTATCCGTTCATGGAATATATTGCTCGTCTGTTGATAACGAATGAGAAACGAGTCCAGTATCAAGTAGAAGAACGTTCTGTAGCCACAGATGGTTTGATGTTGAATTTATTATCAGTGTTGCAGTTACTTTCAGTTAAA ATAAAACTTAATAAAGTCGATCCGATGTacatttacttgaaaaaatgtttcgttaAAACCACCGGAGACACGAGAATAAAAATGACTAGTCAAGAACTATCTGATTGGCTTGAAACAATTT caTCGAACGTCGAACCTGAATCAAACTTCTCAACGGAATGCTGGTTTCTAACTGTTTACTGCCATCATATCGCTCTTATACCAATATTAAATAAATACCATCGTCGCCTCCGAGCCATTcgtgatttacaaaaaatggtcGACGAAATACAGAACACCGAACCCCAATGGAAATCTAGCTTGAACGCAGTTCGTAACAGAGAATTACTCAAGAGATGGAATCAGCAATTGAAA ATTTTATTAAGAAACAAAGTATGCGCCGATATCGCCCTGTTTGATCGAACATTATTGAAAAGAGCGTTAGAATTTTACACCACGGTAGGAGAATTTTTAGTCAATGCTCTGAAAAATACTCCTTTCACCGATTCGTCGCCTTCGACTACGTCTCCGTCATCTTCGTCGTCGGATTTCTCACTGCCAACCGAAATACCGAATGTATTTGCAGCGTTGCCCGAATGGTTTGTCGAAGATATCGCCGAGTTCCTATTATTCGCACTTCA attCGCATCTCACATCGTAACTAAAAACATGGAGAATACTTTGGTTTCTTGGCTATTGTTAGCGATATGCGTTCCTAGTGCATTCAAAAATCCTTATTTAATAGCTAAAATAATAGAAGTATTATTCGTACTGAATACTACCATGCAAACTTCCGATAATTTATACGTACAAATTATGACTCATCCGATATCTACTCAATATCTTCCTccgtttttgatgaaattttatacag ATGTCGAAACCACTGGATCTAGTTCGGAATTCTACGATAAATTCACCATCAGATTTCACattagtttgattttgaaaagtttctggGATAGTGCAGTTCATAAACAAACTTTGATAAACGAATCCAG ATCTGGTTTACAATTTGTGAAATTTATCAATATGTTGATGAATGATACTACATTCTTATTGGACGAAAGTTTGGAAACGTTGAAG CGTATTCACGAAGTTCAAGTATTAATCAACGATAAAGAAGCGTGGGATAAACTAACTCAAGAACAGCGTCAAGCTAAAACTAGACAATTAACCGCTGACGAAAGACAATGCAG ATCGTACCTAACTTTGGCTCGTGAAACCGTCCACATGTTTCATTATTTAACGAAAGATATTCAAGAACCATTTTTAAGACCGGAGTTGGTTACCAGGTTATCAGCGATGCTCAACTTCAATTTGCAGCAGCTTTGCGGACCAAAAT gcaAAAATCTTAAAGTCAAAAAGCCCGAAAAATATGGCTGGGAACCGAAAAAGTTACTCGGACAGTTGGTTGACATTTATTTGCATATGGATTGCGAACAGTTTGCTGCAGCTTTGGCCGCTGATGAG CGTTCGTTTCGCAAAGAATTGTTTGTTGACGCTTGCATTCGTTTGGACAAAGCAGTCATCAAGACTCCCGAAGAAATCGAACGGTTTCGTAGACTGTCCGAACGCGCTGTTGCGATTTCCGTGCTGAATATGAAAAAAGAAGTCGATTATAACGACGCTCCCGAAGAATTCCGAG ATCCTTTAATGGATACGTTGATGGAAGATCCAGTGTTACTTCCTTGCGGTAAAGTAATGGATCGCGCTGTAATTATCCGACACTTGTTGAATTCGTCTACCGATCCATTTAGTCGTCTCCCGTTATCTGAAGATATGTTACAACCCG CTGTAGAACTAAAAGAGAAAATCGAAGCGTGGAAAAGCGAAAAACGTAAAGCTCCTTCGTTCCCTACCAAAAGTGACGACTCCATGTCGAATACTTGA